The Streptomyces sp. NBC_01268 genome segment GCCGCTCCTGGAGCTGGCCCGCCGGGACGAGGCGGAGCACGGTCTGGGCGACCTGCCCTATCCACCGGAGTACCCGAAGATGCCGGGCGAGCCGAAGCGGGTCCAGCCGAGCCGGGCGAAGAAGGAGCCCGAGTGAGGGACTGAGGGACTGAGGGACCGAGGGGCCGAGGGGGCGGCGGGAGTGGTCCCTTGCCGCGCCACTGAAACAATACGAACGATCGTGCTAGCATTTTCCGTGTCGAGGGCGCACGAGAACGATCGAGGAGATCCGGCATGCATCCCAAGGCCCTGCTGGTCCGCACCGCACTGAACGCCTCCGCGCACGTCGCCCCGGGACCGACCGGGCGGGCCGTCTTCCATCTCTTCGTCCGCCCCCTCGGGCGGGCCCGCGTCAGACCGGCCGAGGAGCGCCTGATGGGCGCCGCCCGCGTCGACCGGATACGGGTCGGGCGCAAGGAGGCCGTCACGTACGCCTGGGGTGACGGTGAGCGGCCCGTCCTGCTCGTCCATGGCTGGTCCTCGCGCGCCTCGCGGCTGGCCGCCTTCGCCGAGGCGCTGCTCGCCCGCGGGTACAGCCCGATCGCCTTCGACGCTCCCGGGAACGGGGACGCGACCGGTCGGGCGAGCAACATCCTCGAATACCGCGAGATCATCCGCGAACTGCACGCCCGGCACGGGGACTTCGACGCGGTCGTCGCGCACTCGTTCGGTGTCGTCGCCTCGCTCTTCGCGCTCCGCGACGGCGTCCGGACGCG includes the following:
- a CDS encoding alpha/beta fold hydrolase, yielding MHPKALLVRTALNASAHVAPGPTGRAVFHLFVRPLGRARVRPAEERLMGAARVDRIRVGRKEAVTYAWGDGERPVLLVHGWSSRASRLAAFAEALLARGYSPIAFDAPGNGDATGRASNILEYREIIRELHARHGDFDAVVAHSFGVVASLFALRDGVRTRRFVGIAGVGSFGLLTAAFRAVSGFGERALAAMRRHVERQLAPEEPGVWGHFDASWRPEDLGAPLLLIHDETDDLVPLAHAHVIRKAHGARARLVVTQGLGHRRILTDPQVVAEAVEFVVDGPGPADAPAVPAEAGSR